Genomic DNA from Nymphalis io chromosome 5, ilAglIoxx1.1, whole genome shotgun sequence:
CTAAAACATAATCGTCGAGATCTTCAGACTCAAACAGTTCTGGGGTTTTATGAggcttatatttctttttgGGTCTTGGAGGAATATAGTCAGAATATGTATCTTCTAATTGTAGATCTGATAAGCCTTGGTGTCCATTTTTTGTAGATGACCATGAATTATATTCCTCTGGCTTTGAAGGTTTATACTGTTCATTTTGCTTATACATTTGTATAAGCTTTTCCATATTAGACGAATCACCAACATACTTATCAAAGCCATTATTATAAGAGTCTGATGTCAAGGATGGATATTTTTGCCTTCGAAAGTCTAAGTCTACATTAGTGTAaagattgtttttctttttgtgtttCGTTTTACAGTTTGGATCAAATTTCAATCCAACATGACTGTATGCAGTTGCATCAGAATCTAGATCTTCATGTGGGTGCTTGATGCTAAAGCTGTGAGTATACTCACTAGGCTCTAAATCGGTCGGGTATTTCGGTCGTTTCATTAAtgaataatctttaaataatgattCATATGGATGTCGATTCCGTTTTCTTTCACTCCCTTTGTATGATTGTTCTATATCAGTGTCCTCCGAAAAGTCATAATATCTGTCATAGTCTCTCAGAACTTTATCTTCCATAATGTCGGCATCAGCTATTGGTTTATTGTGTAAACCATCATTGTTGACTGTTGCCGTAAATCCGGAATTAGGTCCAGCAGAGTATTCTACAGTTCTCATAGAACCATCTGGTTCTATCACACTGTAATGAcctatgaaaattaaaatgatatataacttatttcataaaaatatatggggattatattatgttttataattcgtaaataaattattataataattatgaataccTTTTACAGTGTCACCTTGTTTAGCTTCCCAAACAGT
This window encodes:
- the LOC126768679 gene encoding uncharacterized protein LOC126768679, coding for MAKLLAVLVILGKIYLSIQQEDHFVDDSIKHQPSVEENPNYSFGYGVSDTHTGDVKTVWEAKQGDTVKGHYSVIEPDGSMRTVEYSAGPNSGFTATVNNDGLHNKPIADADIMEDKVLRDYDRYYDFSEDTDIEQSYKGSERKRNRHPYESLFKDYSLMKRPKYPTDLEPSEYTHSFSIKHPHEDLDSDATAYSHVGLKFDPNCKTKHKKKNNLYTNVDLDFRRQKYPSLTSDSYNNGFDKYVGDSSNMEKLIQMYKQNEQYKPSKPEEYNSWSSTKNGHQGLSDLQLEDTYSDYIPPRPKKKYKPHKTPELFESEDLDDYVLVPKKKHKKPFRAVESSEYQPDMDEAYDDNYDDDRYHKPPRGNHKEVVRKIVKKKKPAINILDIFDI